The Sulfurovum xiamenensis genome includes the window AAATGGGCCAAACCATGCAGAAGAAGTGATGCATTAGAACTTGAAAAAGCAGGAAATGAGGTAGCAAAGTACGTCTTTAACGCTGTCAATGAACTGTATGACATAGAGGTTGAAGAGAAGATGAGCGTCCTGGAACGAATAGCACAAGCTAGAAGATAATAAAAGGTAAATAATGAGTGTTTTCATAATCCCAAAAGATAAAGTAATAAAAAGAAAAGAAGGTGCCAAATATATACCTACTATTAGTGGCGGAAAAGACTCTGTGTCTCAATGTGATCTGCTTTTAAAAAATGGTTTTCCAGTAGATGAAATAATATTTTGCGACACTTTTCAAGAGTTCCCAATGATGTACAAGTATATAGAAAAAATAAAAAAATACTTTGATGATAGATATGGCAAAAAAATAACCGTACTTAAGCCACTTACCACATTTGAAGAGTGGTGCTTTGGTGTCATAAGAGACAAAAATGCAGATGGTTATGGTGCCATAAGAGGCATACCAAACCCAGCAGACAATGAATCTCAATGCTACCATAGAAGAGAAACAAAAGTGAAACCCTCTGATGCCTACTTAAATGAGAAATATCCTGACAGCCATATTGTGAAGTATATAGGATATACAAAAGGCGAAAATAGATCATATAAAGATACTGACAGATGCACACATCTCTATCCTCTTAAACATATATTCAAAATGACTGAGGATGATTGTAAAAAATACATGATAGATCAAGAGATGGAAAACCCACTCTATAAGTTTTTTAGTAGAAGTGGATGTGGTATTTGCCCTTTTCAGTCAGAAAGATCAATGTTTCAACTGTACCACAATTTCAGAGATATTTGGGATTACATGAAAGGAATTGAAAAAAGACTTGAGCAGTATGAAAAAATGGGCTTCCGCGTAATGAATAGATATTGGTTTACTGGCTATAGAACACTAGAGCAGATGGAGCACAAATTCAACTTAAATAAAGCCACTCTTTTTGACTTCTCAGATGAGCCGATAAGAGACTGCTTTTGCAAAATATAAATAGAAGGAGAATCAGCATGAAAGATAAATTCATAAGATTTTTAAAAGACAACCACGCATTTGATGAGTACAAAGAAGAGATTCTCCCCTACTCACTCGATGATCTAAACCCTCAGTTTAAAGACGGAGGTGCAGAGTTCCTCCTAAATGATGGCTGCATATTTTACTGGAGCCTTGCCACAACCGGTGTGAACTGGAAAGAACTTTCTGAGAAGTGGAAAGAGTTACTTGAAAAGGATGAAGTATGATCGATGCAACCATATTGACAAATTATAGAAGTATAAACATCGGCATAAGAGTAGATATACCACATGAGAAGATCACCATTATAACAGTAAATTTTATGTTCTGGTCATTGATGATCATCTTTGGTGCCAAGATAGGAAGGAAGTAAATATGGAAATAAACTACATGAAACTAACAGGTGCGATCATCTTGGCAAATATGCTGACATTGATCTTGGAGAATGGTATTTGGATTATTGTGGAGGCGGTGTTATGAATAAAGCAGAATTACTACAGATAGCAAAACCAATCCTATTCAACACAGAAATGGTACGAGCCATACTTGATGAACGTAAGACACAGACTAGGAGAGTTGTAAAAAACCCTGCACCATACTATAAGACAAAGGCTGACCAAGCTATCAGAATTGAAAAAAACGATGATTGGTACAAAGATAGACATTACTGCATAAGAGATAACAGTGGTGGATGGATGGACTTAACAAAAGAAGATTTCATTAAGCATTGCAAGGGCTACAAAAAAGATGATGTTCTTTATGTACGTGAAACGTTTTGCCCTGCAATTTTAAACATGGGCGAAGAAAATGAAGAAGAGATAGTTATATACAAAGCTGATGATGGTCGTGAATGGGTTGAGCCTAATGATGGATTTAAAACTCCTTGGAAGCCATCTATCCATATGCCTAAAATGTTTGCCCGTATCTTCTTAAAAGTAACCAACGTAAGAGTTGAGAGGTTGCAGGAAATTGAAGACAATACCGACAATTTTCAAGCAGAGGGATACCCGGATAGCTATGAGCTAAAAGAAGCTAAAAGGTTTTATTCAAATGATATGCATGGTGAAGTGGATTATTGTGACGACTGCATGGAAGAGTGGTGGACTAGCCTTTGGAATGCTACAACACCAGACGGATACAAGTGGGAAGATAATCCTTATGTATTTGTGTATGAGTTTGAGAGGATAGAGGTATGAGTGAATATGTTAAACAATACGATCTATACAGGCACTTTGATAAAGATGACAATCTCCTCTATGTAGGAATTTCAATAAGTGCCTTACAAAGACTTTCTCAACATAAAGATGTATCTGGATGGTACCATGAAATATCTAAAATCACTATAGAAAAATTTAGCTCACTTGATGACGCTAGAAAAGCTGAGAAACATGCAATATGGAATGAGCTTCCAAAATACAACATGCAGCTAAATGATGATCTTGGAAGATTAGGTCATTCAGAAGAAGAAGTCAATGAGATCATTGATCAGTTGATCGATAAGGCAATGAATAAAAAGGACAATCATGAGTAACGTAAAAATGATAACCAAGAAAGAGGCATTGTCTCTTTTTGGAGTGGCACCTACAAGTGAAAAGAGAAAGGATGTTTTTGATATACTTACCGAGTATGAAAACCCTTATAACTCTAAAGCAATCTATCGACTTGATGAAGTTGAAAGTAAGGTAAGAGAATTGCAAAAAGTGGCAGATAAGGTGGCATCTTGAATATGCCATCGTCCACAATTAACCTATATACTTCAAAAACTCTAAATAATTAGACATACTTCCTCTCTGCCA containing:
- a CDS encoding GIY-YIG nuclease family protein — protein: MSEYVKQYDLYRHFDKDDNLLYVGISISALQRLSQHKDVSGWYHEISKITIEKFSSLDDARKAEKHAIWNELPKYNMQLNDDLGRLGHSEEEVNEIIDQLIDKAMNKKDNHE
- a CDS encoding phosphoadenosine phosphosulfate reductase family protein encodes the protein MSVFIIPKDKVIKRKEGAKYIPTISGGKDSVSQCDLLLKNGFPVDEIIFCDTFQEFPMMYKYIEKIKKYFDDRYGKKITVLKPLTTFEEWCFGVIRDKNADGYGAIRGIPNPADNESQCYHRRETKVKPSDAYLNEKYPDSHIVKYIGYTKGENRSYKDTDRCTHLYPLKHIFKMTEDDCKKYMIDQEMENPLYKFFSRSGCGICPFQSERSMFQLYHNFRDIWDYMKGIEKRLEQYEKMGFRVMNRYWFTGYRTLEQMEHKFNLNKATLFDFSDEPIRDCFCKI